A genomic region of Christiangramia sp. OXR-203 contains the following coding sequences:
- the argB gene encoding acetylglutamate kinase, translating to MLEIVHNPATDVLNVIKIGGKLIENQELLDSFLKDFVQLKGPKILVHGGGNKATEVAGKLGFKTQMVNGRRITDKNSMEVITMVYGGLLNKSIVAKLQGNKQNAIGLCGADANVLISRKREVKEIDYGLVGDVVKVNTEFIKSLLKQEIVPVFSAISSTEEGVLLNTNGDSVASEIAIAMSNIYTTQLFYCSEKKGVLKNVDDDTSVIAELNSDDYQQLKASKVITDGMLPKLHNCFEAINRGVSTVYLGDAELLKKGAAHTKIVN from the coding sequence ATGCTCGAAATAGTTCATAATCCGGCGACAGATGTTCTTAATGTCATTAAAATAGGAGGTAAGCTCATCGAAAACCAAGAGCTGCTCGATTCTTTCCTGAAAGATTTTGTTCAGCTGAAAGGTCCTAAAATTCTTGTACACGGAGGTGGAAATAAAGCTACTGAAGTCGCAGGAAAATTAGGCTTTAAAACTCAGATGGTTAATGGCAGAAGAATTACGGATAAGAATTCTATGGAAGTGATCACGATGGTTTATGGCGGACTTTTAAACAAAAGTATCGTTGCAAAATTGCAGGGAAATAAACAAAACGCGATCGGACTTTGCGGAGCAGATGCTAACGTACTAATTTCTAGAAAACGTGAAGTTAAAGAAATTGATTATGGCCTGGTAGGGGATGTGGTCAAGGTAAATACAGAATTTATCAAATCACTCTTGAAACAGGAGATCGTGCCCGTATTTTCAGCGATTTCTTCTACGGAAGAAGGTGTTTTGCTGAATACTAACGGAGATTCGGTAGCTTCAGAAATAGCGATTGCCATGAGCAATATCTATACAACCCAGCTGTTTTACTGTTCAGAAAAGAAAGGAGTTCTAAAGAATGTGGATGATGATACTTCAGTAATTGCGGAGCTGAATTCAGATGATTATCAACAATTGAAAGCATCTAAAGTGATCACAGATGGGATGTTGCCAAAACTTCATAATTGCTTTGAAGCCATCAATAGAGGAGTTTCCACCGTTTATCTAGGAGATGCTGAGCTTTTGAAAAAGGGTGCAGCACATACAAAAATTGTAAACTAA
- a CDS encoding aspartate aminotransferase family protein: MELFDVYPLYDITPVKGDGCYVYDESGRKYLDFYGGHAVISIGHAHPDYVQAIQTQVAKLGFYSNSIKNPLQNELAGKLEEISGIQDYTLFLCSSGAEANENALKVASFHTGKDRIIYFENAFHGRTSGVVAITDNETIKAPFNKGHKATRLAFNNIAALETEFRKGDVAAVIFEVIQGVGGLDEADSGFYKAAADICKEYDVMLIADEVQSGFGRTGDFFAFQKHGIRPDIISMAKGMGNGFPVGGILIDRNIPPRYGMLGTTFGGNHLACAAAISVLDTIKEENLMQNAAEVSEYIREEAAKISEIKKIKGRGLMIGLEFDFEIAALRKELLFDFQIFTGASSNKKLLRILPPLNIQKEHFQVFFEALQQALKNQKISSETS, translated from the coding sequence ATGGAGTTATTTGATGTTTACCCGTTATACGATATCACCCCGGTAAAAGGCGATGGATGCTATGTTTATGATGAAAGCGGCAGGAAATACCTGGATTTTTATGGAGGTCATGCGGTCATCTCTATTGGTCATGCGCATCCAGACTATGTACAGGCCATACAAACTCAGGTGGCGAAACTTGGGTTTTATTCCAATTCCATCAAAAATCCCCTGCAAAATGAACTTGCTGGTAAACTGGAAGAAATTTCTGGAATTCAGGATTATACGCTGTTCTTATGTAGCTCTGGAGCTGAAGCGAATGAAAATGCACTAAAAGTTGCTTCTTTCCATACGGGCAAGGACAGGATCATTTACTTCGAGAATGCTTTTCACGGTAGAACTTCTGGCGTAGTGGCGATTACCGATAATGAAACTATCAAAGCACCATTTAATAAAGGTCATAAGGCTACCCGATTGGCATTTAATAATATAGCTGCATTAGAAACTGAATTTAGAAAAGGGGATGTTGCGGCGGTTATTTTTGAAGTGATCCAGGGTGTTGGCGGACTGGATGAAGCAGACTCCGGTTTCTACAAGGCTGCGGCCGATATTTGTAAGGAGTACGATGTCATGCTAATCGCAGATGAGGTACAGTCTGGTTTTGGTAGAACCGGTGATTTCTTTGCTTTTCAGAAGCATGGCATCAGGCCAGACATTATTAGTATGGCTAAAGGGATGGGAAATGGCTTCCCTGTCGGCGGAATTTTGATCGACCGTAATATTCCTCCTCGCTACGGAATGCTGGGTACGACTTTCGGCGGAAATCATCTTGCATGTGCTGCGGCGATTTCAGTTTTAGATACTATCAAAGAAGAAAACCTGATGCAGAATGCTGCTGAAGTTTCAGAATATATCCGGGAGGAAGCAGCTAAGATTTCAGAAATAAAAAAGATAAAAGGTCGTGGTTTGATGATAGGACTGGAGTTTGACTTTGAGATCGCTGCACTTCGGAAGGAATTACTATTTGATTTCCAGATTTTTACAGGGGCTTCATCTAACAAAAAACTACTGCGAATCCTTCCACCATTAAATATTCAGAAAGAACATTTTCAGGTCTTTTTTGAAGCTTTACAACAAGCATTGAAAAATCAAAAAATAAGCTCCGAAACTTCCTGA
- the argC gene encoding N-acetyl-gamma-glutamyl-phosphate reductase — translation MIEAGIIGGAGYTAGELIRILLYHPEVNLNFVYSTSQPGKPVHSIHQDLIAETELKFTNLINKKADVVFLCLGHGNSKKFLSENEFSERTKIVDLSTDFRMKSNDHTFVYGLPEINKDKIQSASFIANPGCFATAISLAILPLAQAGLLLEDVHVNAVTGATGAGTSLSKTTHFTWRDNNFSAYKSFEHQHLQEIGQSLKQLQEYHSAAINFIPNRGNFSRGIHVTAYTKFEGDLEKAKLMYSEFYKNAAFTFVTDEELHLKQVVNSNKCLLRLQKFDDKLLITSVIDNLLKGASGQAVQNMNLMFGFEEKTGLNLKASYF, via the coding sequence ATGATAGAGGCAGGAATTATTGGAGGAGCAGGTTATACTGCGGGAGAATTGATCAGGATCTTATTATACCATCCTGAAGTAAACCTGAATTTTGTCTACAGTACTTCTCAACCCGGCAAGCCTGTTCACAGTATTCACCAGGATCTTATTGCAGAGACTGAACTTAAGTTCACTAACCTGATCAATAAGAAGGCAGACGTGGTTTTTCTTTGTCTCGGACATGGGAATTCTAAAAAGTTTCTTTCAGAAAATGAGTTTTCAGAAAGAACGAAGATCGTAGATCTAAGCACAGATTTCAGAATGAAATCGAACGATCATACTTTTGTTTATGGACTTCCGGAAATAAATAAGGATAAGATCCAGTCTGCGAGTTTTATTGCGAACCCGGGATGTTTTGCTACAGCGATTAGCCTGGCGATTCTTCCATTGGCACAGGCAGGTTTATTGCTGGAAGACGTACATGTGAATGCCGTAACTGGTGCAACCGGTGCTGGTACTTCGCTTTCTAAAACAACACATTTTACCTGGAGAGACAATAATTTTTCAGCTTATAAAAGCTTTGAGCATCAGCATTTGCAGGAAATCGGGCAGAGTCTAAAGCAGCTACAGGAATATCATAGTGCCGCGATCAATTTTATTCCGAATAGAGGGAATTTTTCAAGAGGTATTCATGTAACAGCATACACAAAATTTGAAGGTGACCTGGAAAAGGCAAAATTGATGTATTCCGAATTCTATAAAAATGCTGCATTCACTTTTGTTACTGATGAGGAATTGCACTTAAAACAAGTCGTGAATTCTAATAAGTGCCTGTTGAGGTTGCAAAAATTTGATGACAAATTATTGATTACAAGTGTGATCGATAATTTACTGAAAGGTGCTTCAGGACAGGCTGTTCAAAACATGAATCTAATGTTTGGCTTTGAAGAGAAAACAGGTTTGAATCTAAAAGCAAGTTATTTCTAA
- the leuD gene encoding 3-isopropylmalate dehydratase small subunit: MEKFITLTDTAVPLDDENVDTDQIIPARFLKATDKAGFGENLFKDWRYDKNGDPSEDFVLNQDKFSGSILIAGNNFGCGSSREHAAWAIKAYGFKAVVSSYFADIFKGNALNNGLLPVQVSPDFLRKLFISVEKDPEEKFIIDLENQFIKIEGSAEKELFDIDPYKKTCLINGYDDIDFLTSKLEAIEKFEQKRKDIEPVPQETL, encoded by the coding sequence ATGGAGAAATTTATAACACTTACAGATACCGCCGTTCCTTTGGATGATGAAAATGTGGACACTGACCAGATCATTCCTGCTCGTTTTCTAAAAGCGACAGACAAAGCTGGTTTTGGTGAAAATCTTTTTAAGGACTGGCGTTATGATAAAAATGGAGATCCAAGTGAGGATTTTGTATTGAACCAGGATAAGTTTTCAGGTTCCATATTGATCGCCGGAAATAATTTTGGATGTGGATCAAGCCGTGAACATGCCGCCTGGGCTATAAAAGCTTATGGTTTTAAAGCTGTTGTGTCCAGTTACTTTGCAGATATTTTTAAGGGTAATGCATTAAATAACGGACTTCTGCCAGTTCAGGTAAGTCCCGATTTTCTTCGTAAGCTGTTTATTTCAGTAGAGAAAGATCCGGAAGAAAAATTCATCATAGATCTTGAGAATCAATTTATAAAAATTGAAGGTTCTGCTGAAAAAGAACTTTTTGACATAGATCCCTACAAAAAAACCTGCCTTATTAATGGATATGATGATATAGATTTTTTAACGAGTAAGTTGGAAGCTATCGAGAAATTTGAGCAGAAACGTAAAGACATAGAACCTGTACCACAGGAAACCTTATAA
- the leuC gene encoding 3-isopropylmalate dehydratase large subunit yields MKKTLFDKIWDSHVVESIPNGPDILYIDKHLIHEVTSPQAFNELKERNIPVFRPEQIVATADHNTPTQDQHLPVRDLLSRKQLKELSQNCEENDITLYGLGHPYNGIVHVMAPELGITQPGMTIVCGDSHTSTHGAFGTIAFGIGTSQVTQVFASQCLLVEKPKKLRVNVNGKLKKGVLPKDVILYIISKLGTNSGTGYFCEYAGEVFEEMSMEGRMTVCNMSIEMGARGGLIAPDQTTIDYVEGREFAPKGADFDKMTAYWETLKTDPEAEFDQEYSFDAEDIEPMITYGTNPGMGIKLTGSIPVEGNKSDAKALAYMNFKPGEILLDKPINYIFIGSCTNSRIEDFRVAASYIKGKKKAENVNALIVPGSQQVAIQIKEEGLDKVFEEAGFTLRQPGCSACLAMNDDKIPEGEYCVSTSNRNFEGRQGPGSRTILASPLTAAATAISGKISDYTLTLN; encoded by the coding sequence ATGAAGAAAACTTTATTTGATAAAATTTGGGACTCCCATGTTGTGGAAAGCATACCTAACGGGCCGGACATTTTGTATATCGATAAACATTTGATACACGAAGTGACCAGTCCTCAGGCTTTTAATGAGTTGAAGGAAAGAAACATTCCCGTATTTCGGCCGGAACAGATCGTGGCTACGGCAGATCATAATACGCCAACCCAGGATCAGCATTTACCGGTCAGAGATCTTTTATCCAGAAAGCAACTAAAAGAGTTGAGTCAGAACTGTGAAGAGAACGATATTACGCTTTATGGCTTGGGACATCCCTATAATGGGATCGTTCATGTTATGGCCCCGGAGCTGGGAATCACTCAGCCCGGCATGACCATAGTTTGCGGTGACAGCCATACTTCTACTCATGGTGCTTTTGGAACGATTGCCTTCGGAATAGGAACCAGCCAGGTAACTCAGGTTTTTGCAAGCCAGTGTCTACTGGTAGAAAAACCAAAAAAGCTTCGGGTGAATGTGAATGGTAAACTGAAGAAGGGAGTTTTACCTAAGGATGTAATCCTATACATAATCAGTAAACTGGGAACAAATTCAGGTACCGGTTACTTTTGTGAGTACGCGGGAGAAGTGTTTGAAGAAATGTCTATGGAAGGCCGGATGACGGTTTGTAATATGAGTATAGAAATGGGAGCGCGTGGTGGCCTTATTGCTCCAGATCAAACCACGATAGATTACGTGGAAGGCAGAGAATTTGCTCCTAAAGGCGCTGATTTCGATAAAATGACCGCTTACTGGGAAACATTGAAAACTGATCCGGAAGCAGAATTTGACCAGGAATATTCGTTTGATGCTGAAGACATAGAACCCATGATCACCTACGGAACAAACCCGGGAATGGGAATTAAACTCACCGGAAGTATTCCTGTGGAAGGAAATAAAAGCGATGCTAAGGCTTTAGCCTATATGAATTTCAAGCCGGGAGAAATTTTACTGGATAAACCTATCAATTATATTTTTATTGGTAGTTGCACAAATTCCAGAATTGAAGATTTTAGAGTTGCTGCATCTTATATCAAAGGAAAAAAGAAAGCAGAAAATGTAAATGCTTTGATCGTTCCCGGAAGTCAGCAGGTGGCCATACAGATCAAAGAAGAAGGATTGGACAAGGTATTTGAAGAAGCCGGTTTTACCTTAAGACAACCTGGATGTTCGGCATGTCTGGCAATGAACGATGACAAGATCCCGGAAGGTGAATATTGTGTATCCACCAGTAATAGAAATTTTGAAGGAAGGCAGGGACCCGGTTCCAGAACAATTCTGGCAAGTCCATTGACCGCCGCAGCGACTGCTATTTCAGGAAAGATCTCAGATTATACGCTAACATTGAACTAA
- a CDS encoding N-acetylornithine carbamoyltransferase — MKNYINLSDIEDLKTLIHDARGMKSNPSEEKPGKGKTLGMLFFNPSLRTRLSTERAARLLGMEVMVMNADKDGWALEFEDGAIMNSDKAEHIKEAAAVLSQYCDIIAVRAFPGLKDREKDETEVVMNSFKKYASVPIVNLESATGHPLQALTDAITIQELSGKSRPKVVLTWAPHPKALPPSVANSFTEVMQKMEVDLVIANPEGYDLDPKIRKNVRVEHDQKKAFKDADFVYVKNWSSYEKYGQVLEVEENWTVDQAKLKKTNNAKVMHCLPVRRNVVIADDILDSDNSIVIQQANNRTYAAQAVLKKLLECSK; from the coding sequence ATGAAAAACTATATAAACCTATCAGATATTGAGGATCTTAAAACATTGATCCATGACGCAAGAGGTATGAAATCGAATCCTTCAGAAGAAAAACCTGGAAAAGGTAAGACTCTGGGGATGTTATTCTTCAATCCAAGTCTTCGTACCCGTCTAAGCACTGAAAGAGCTGCCAGATTATTGGGTATGGAGGTGATGGTCATGAATGCTGACAAAGATGGTTGGGCTTTGGAATTTGAAGATGGTGCGATTATGAATTCAGACAAGGCAGAACATATAAAAGAAGCAGCTGCTGTACTTTCACAATATTGCGATATCATCGCGGTACGGGCATTTCCAGGCCTTAAAGACAGGGAGAAGGATGAAACTGAAGTGGTGATGAATAGTTTTAAAAAGTACGCTTCAGTTCCCATAGTGAATCTGGAAAGCGCTACTGGCCACCCGTTGCAGGCTTTAACAGATGCGATTACCATTCAGGAATTAAGTGGGAAATCTCGACCAAAGGTAGTATTGACATGGGCTCCGCACCCAAAAGCCTTACCACCATCTGTAGCGAATTCTTTTACTGAAGTGATGCAGAAAATGGAAGTTGATCTTGTGATCGCTAATCCTGAAGGTTATGATCTGGATCCAAAAATTCGAAAGAATGTTCGTGTGGAGCATGACCAGAAAAAAGCCTTTAAGGACGCCGACTTTGTGTATGTAAAAAACTGGAGTAGTTATGAAAAATACGGTCAGGTACTCGAGGTCGAAGAAAATTGGACCGTAGATCAGGCTAAATTAAAGAAAACCAATAACGCAAAAGTGATGCATTGTCTTCCTGTTAGAAGAAACGTCGTGATCGCTGATGATATCCTGGATAGTGATAATTCTATTGTGATCCAGCAGGCGAATAACAGAACCTATGCAGCACAAGCGGTGTTAAAAAAATTATTGGAATGCTCGAAATAG
- the argH gene encoding argininosuccinate lyase encodes MKLWDKGISIDKQIEKFTVGNDRELDMHLAKYDIQASTAHAKMLGKVGILDAQEVDLLVSELELLNQQLEKGEFKIEEDFEDVHSKIEYELTSKLGDTGKKIHTARSRNDQVLVAQQLYFKENLLEISGKTRNLIDVLLNLAEEHKEKLLPGYTHLQVAMPSSFGLWFSAYAELLIDDLYLLDAGLKIVDQNPLGSAAGYGSSFPIDREFTTRELGFATQKYNVVAAQMSRGKCERTVTANISSLANTLSRFAMDICLYMSQNFDFITFPDELTTGSSIMPHKKNPDVFELVRGKCNKLQAIANEMILITNNLPSGYHRDFQLIKENSIYAVENIKEILDVFTYSISKIILKNIDIRDEKYKYLFTVDSINELVIGGKSFRDAYQIIGEQVQNDTYEATEGMQHTHSGSKDNLSLNMIRTKLQQL; translated from the coding sequence ATGAAACTTTGGGATAAAGGCATTTCAATAGATAAGCAGATCGAGAAATTTACCGTGGGAAATGATCGTGAACTCGATATGCATCTAGCTAAATATGATATACAGGCATCTACAGCGCACGCGAAGATGCTGGGGAAAGTTGGAATTCTGGATGCACAGGAAGTAGATTTATTAGTTTCAGAATTGGAGCTATTGAATCAGCAACTCGAAAAAGGTGAATTTAAGATCGAAGAAGATTTTGAAGATGTGCATTCCAAAATCGAATACGAACTCACTTCCAAACTGGGAGATACTGGAAAAAAGATCCATACTGCCCGATCAAGAAATGATCAGGTGCTTGTAGCTCAACAATTATATTTTAAAGAAAACCTGCTGGAGATTTCTGGAAAGACTAGGAATTTAATCGATGTACTTTTAAACCTTGCCGAGGAACATAAGGAAAAATTGCTTCCCGGGTACACACATCTACAGGTGGCGATGCCTTCATCTTTTGGTTTATGGTTTTCAGCTTACGCAGAATTATTAATTGATGATCTATACTTACTCGATGCAGGGTTGAAGATCGTGGATCAAAATCCGCTGGGTTCTGCTGCAGGATATGGCTCTTCTTTTCCTATAGACAGGGAATTTACCACCAGGGAACTCGGCTTTGCAACCCAGAAATACAATGTTGTAGCTGCCCAGATGAGTAGGGGGAAATGTGAGCGAACGGTTACTGCCAATATCTCCTCTCTTGCAAACACACTTTCCAGGTTCGCTATGGATATTTGCTTGTATATGAGTCAGAACTTTGATTTTATCACTTTTCCAGATGAATTAACAACCGGTTCCAGTATCATGCCGCACAAAAAAAATCCCGATGTTTTCGAACTCGTTAGAGGAAAGTGTAATAAGCTGCAGGCTATCGCAAATGAGATGATCCTAATCACTAATAATCTTCCAAGTGGATATCACAGGGATTTCCAGCTTATCAAAGAGAATAGTATTTATGCGGTGGAAAACATCAAAGAAATTCTGGACGTTTTCACCTATTCCATCAGCAAGATCATTTTGAAAAATATCGATATCAGGGACGAGAAATATAAGTATTTGTTTACCGTAGATAGTATCAACGAACTCGTGATAGGAGGTAAGTCATTTCGGGATGCATACCAGATCATTGGAGAACAGGTCCAAAATGACACTTATGAAGCTACCGAAGGCATGCAGCATACTCATTCCGGTAGTAAGGATAATCTTTCACTAAATATGATCAGGACAAAATTGCAGCAGTTATAA
- a CDS encoding M20 family metallo-hydrolase, whose protein sequence is MQIKELQKEALQLLQNLIRTQSFSGEEDKTADCLERWFTDHNIPHQRSLNNVWATSKHFDDTKPNLLLNSHHDTVKPNSAYTRDPFEAKIENGKLYGLGSNDAGGCLVSLLATFTYLYSEQNLNYNIIFAGTAEEEINGTNGIAELLPKLPKIDVAIVGEPTLMNLAVAEKGLIVFDAGVKGTPSHAAHPNTDNSIYKTARVLNWFENFKLEKVSESLGEVKVTVTQIKAGSQHNVVPAKTHLVIDVRVNDKYCNAEIEQILKEKAPVDEITARSLRLNSSSIPQDHDLVKAGIEIGMETYGSPTLSDQAMLSCPSLKLGPGDSTRSHSADEFIYVKEIEEGIEKYIKLLEKTLRK, encoded by the coding sequence ATGCAGATCAAAGAACTTCAGAAGGAAGCATTGCAACTATTGCAGAACCTCATCAGGACCCAATCTTTTTCAGGAGAAGAAGATAAAACAGCAGACTGTCTTGAACGATGGTTTACAGACCACAACATTCCGCATCAGCGAAGCCTCAATAATGTCTGGGCGACCAGTAAGCATTTCGACGATACAAAACCAAATCTGTTGCTGAATTCACATCATGACACGGTAAAACCAAATTCAGCTTATACCAGAGATCCTTTCGAGGCAAAAATAGAAAATGGTAAATTGTATGGTCTTGGTAGCAATGATGCGGGGGGCTGCCTTGTTTCTCTGTTGGCTACATTCACTTATTTATATTCCGAACAGAATTTAAATTATAATATCATTTTCGCCGGAACCGCTGAAGAGGAGATTAACGGAACGAATGGTATTGCAGAACTATTACCAAAATTACCGAAGATAGATGTTGCTATTGTTGGGGAACCAACCCTGATGAATCTTGCAGTAGCTGAAAAAGGCCTTATTGTTTTCGATGCAGGAGTAAAAGGAACTCCTTCGCATGCAGCTCATCCAAATACTGATAACTCGATCTATAAAACTGCGCGAGTTCTAAACTGGTTCGAAAATTTTAAATTAGAGAAGGTCTCAGAAAGTCTGGGAGAAGTGAAAGTGACAGTCACGCAGATCAAGGCTGGAAGTCAGCATAATGTAGTGCCCGCTAAGACGCATTTGGTGATCGATGTTCGGGTAAACGATAAATATTGCAATGCAGAGATCGAGCAAATATTAAAAGAAAAAGCGCCAGTAGATGAGATCACTGCGAGAAGTTTAAGATTGAATTCGTCTTCGATTCCACAAGATCATGACCTTGTAAAAGCAGGAATAGAAATAGGGATGGAAACTTATGGCTCGCCAACACTTTCAGACCAGGCGATGTTGAGCTGTCCTTCACTAAAATTAGGACCGGGAGATTCTACCAGATCACATTCGGCTGATGAATTTATTTATGTAAAGGAGATCGAAGAAGGTATTGAAAAGTATATAAAATTGCTTGAAAAAACACTTAGGAAATAA
- the proC gene encoding pyrroline-5-carboxylate reductase: MKIAIIGAGNLGVSIAKGLIFSNAFTTLYLSKRKIEDIQEFEEYAKVHVSSDNLEAVRNSDILIFAVQPTQFERILEEIKDELTDKHVLISTVTGFRIPRIEAIIGKEHYIIRSMPNTAIAVGKSMTCLCSNEVGEKRIKIAEAIFNRLGTSIIIPENKMQAATVICASGVAFWLRLIRATTQGAVQLGFDAKEAQELSMQTCLGAASLLIESGKHPEEEIDKVTTPRGCTIEGLNEMEHNGLSSSLIKGIQASFKKINTISDQ; the protein is encoded by the coding sequence ATGAAAATAGCAATTATAGGTGCTGGGAATCTGGGTGTTTCCATTGCGAAGGGCCTCATCTTCAGTAATGCGTTTACGACGCTTTACCTAAGTAAAAGAAAGATTGAAGATATCCAGGAATTTGAAGAATATGCAAAGGTTCATGTAAGTTCAGATAATCTGGAAGCAGTTAGAAATTCTGATATTCTGATCTTTGCCGTTCAGCCCACGCAGTTTGAACGCATTCTTGAGGAGATCAAAGACGAACTTACAGATAAGCATGTTTTGATCTCAACAGTTACCGGTTTTAGGATTCCCAGAATCGAAGCTATCATTGGTAAGGAGCATTATATCATCAGGTCAATGCCCAATACGGCAATCGCTGTTGGGAAATCCATGACCTGTTTGTGTAGTAATGAAGTAGGTGAAAAAAGGATAAAGATCGCTGAAGCTATTTTTAACAGACTGGGAACAAGTATTATCATTCCTGAGAACAAAATGCAGGCAGCAACGGTTATTTGTGCCAGTGGTGTTGCTTTCTGGCTGCGTTTAATACGTGCGACCACTCAGGGAGCTGTACAACTTGGGTTTGATGCGAAAGAAGCTCAGGAGCTCTCTATGCAAACCTGCCTGGGAGCCGCTAGTCTTTTGATAGAATCCGGTAAACATCCGGAGGAAGAGATCGACAAGGTTACCACTCCAAGAGGCTGCACTATAGAAGGTCTTAACGAGATGGAACATAACGGCCTGAGTTCCTCACTAATTAAAGGAATACAAGCCTCTTTTAAAAAGATTAATACAATATCAGACCAGTAA
- the leuB gene encoding 3-isopropylmalate dehydrogenase: MKYNIAVLPGDGIGPEITQQSMKVLKAVADRFDHEFNFEEAEVGAVAIDKLGDPLPETTLELCKKSDAVLFGAIGDPKYDNDPSAKVRPEQGLLRLRKELGLFANIRPVKAHESLIHQSPLKRENIEGADMIIFRELTGGIYFGEKSTSEDGQSASDLCTYSVEEIERVAHLAFKAAETRRNKLTLVDKANVLETSRLWRKTVTKIAKEYPEVAVDYLFVDNAAMQMILNPRQFDVILTENMFGDIISDEASVIGGSIGLLESASIGNENAVFEPIHGSYPQAAGQGIANPLASVLSAAMLLDHLGLKTEAETVRMAVDLSLKLNVCTIDINKDNHYSTERVGDFLESVISDTENHIVNKENLSLGQTTII, translated from the coding sequence ATGAAATATAATATAGCTGTACTTCCCGGAGACGGGATTGGTCCTGAAATAACACAGCAGTCAATGAAAGTGCTGAAGGCTGTTGCAGATAGATTTGATCATGAGTTCAATTTTGAAGAAGCTGAAGTTGGCGCGGTAGCAATTGATAAGTTGGGGGATCCATTGCCTGAGACAACACTGGAACTCTGTAAAAAATCTGACGCTGTGCTTTTTGGGGCGATTGGTGATCCTAAATATGACAATGATCCTTCGGCGAAAGTAAGGCCGGAACAGGGCTTGTTACGCCTTAGAAAAGAACTAGGTCTTTTCGCTAACATTAGGCCCGTAAAAGCTCACGAAAGTCTTATACACCAGTCTCCGCTTAAAAGAGAAAATATTGAGGGAGCAGATATGATCATTTTCAGAGAACTTACCGGCGGAATATATTTTGGCGAGAAAAGCACTTCAGAAGATGGTCAAAGCGCTTCAGATCTTTGCACCTATTCCGTAGAAGAAATTGAACGCGTAGCTCATCTCGCTTTTAAAGCTGCGGAAACAAGGAGGAACAAATTAACGCTTGTAGATAAAGCTAATGTACTGGAAACATCGCGTTTATGGCGAAAAACGGTTACTAAAATCGCTAAGGAGTACCCTGAAGTAGCAGTGGACTACTTATTCGTGGATAACGCAGCCATGCAAATGATCCTGAATCCCAGACAGTTCGATGTGATTCTGACCGAAAATATGTTTGGTGATATTATTTCAGACGAAGCGAGTGTTATTGGTGGTAGCATTGGTCTATTGGAATCTGCTTCCATAGGAAATGAAAATGCAGTTTTTGAACCCATACATGGATCTTATCCACAGGCCGCCGGGCAGGGAATTGCAAATCCTTTGGCTTCTGTACTTTCTGCTGCGATGCTACTGGATCATTTAGGACTTAAAACTGAAGCTGAAACGGTTAGGATGGCGGTAGATCTCAGCCTAAAACTGAATGTTTGTACTATAGACATTAACAAGGATAATCATTACTCAACCGAAAGGGTTGGAGATTTTCTGGAAAGCGTCATTAGTGACACTGAAAATCATATTGTAAATAAGGAAAACCTGAGTTTAGGGCAAACGACCATTATTTAA